One genomic region from Amycolatopsis sp. FBCC-B4732 encodes:
- a CDS encoding serine/threonine-protein kinase yields the protein MSAPAELIAALPQYDIGAEIGEGGMGVVFAGVHRTLGRSVAIKQLPWDILDHASSSALFDREARVLASLDHPHIVPVYDYVRTGREHLLVMERLDGGTVHSRFHGGGVSGEQACAIGLAMLAGLHAAHRAGVLHLDVKPRNLLFSTQGVVKVADFGIARVISEGATLVTHGGEILGTPAYIAPEQAMGNALSPAADVYAAGTVLYELLSGRLPFDNTRGAISMMRQHMFTDPAPIAGVPMPIAGVVMRSLARELDSRYREAESLAADLASAATAVYGPGWLERSGVPVLHLTPRVIAGLNSPTGPTPQAAALGAAAGGAGLAGGPGAPGSAGGGPAAPDPARTRPVQRPGGPNPTLAAPYDHLDPNPTGGSTGPSPESSSAAIVWLRVGAAVAALVLVVLALLNPERLPHSASPSLNLGGTAVSAPVEVDLSKPLIFSGPGNPGPVAVELSAAGIPLGSAETAAKAEGNGFTAELTLPGIARWIVGGAVTATVRTGPITQTFTLLTSQHPLASAMGAGSLILALFALAYLESGLRTIRNGHRWRGAPVGGPVLGILFGAAVWLCVSVLRLHEPSPGFGAGCAVAGALAAGLVVAAARRRASTVVSRPSGR from the coding sequence ATGAGCGCACCGGCCGAGCTGATCGCCGCCCTGCCGCAGTACGACATCGGGGCGGAGATCGGCGAAGGCGGCATGGGCGTGGTCTTCGCGGGGGTGCACCGGACGCTCGGCCGCAGCGTCGCGATCAAGCAGCTGCCCTGGGACATCCTCGACCACGCGTCGAGCAGCGCGCTCTTCGACCGCGAGGCGCGGGTGCTCGCCAGCCTCGACCACCCGCACATCGTCCCGGTGTACGACTACGTCCGCACGGGCCGCGAGCACCTGCTGGTGATGGAGCGCCTCGACGGCGGCACGGTCCACAGCCGCTTCCACGGCGGCGGCGTCAGCGGCGAGCAGGCGTGCGCGATCGGCCTGGCGATGCTGGCCGGCCTGCACGCGGCGCACCGGGCCGGCGTGCTGCACCTCGACGTCAAGCCGCGCAACCTGCTGTTCAGCACGCAGGGCGTGGTGAAGGTGGCCGACTTCGGCATCGCGCGCGTGATCAGCGAGGGCGCGACCCTGGTGACCCACGGCGGCGAGATCCTCGGCACGCCGGCGTACATCGCACCGGAGCAGGCGATGGGCAACGCGCTCAGCCCGGCGGCGGACGTCTACGCGGCGGGCACGGTGCTGTACGAGCTGCTGTCGGGCCGGTTGCCGTTCGACAACACCCGCGGCGCGATCAGCATGATGCGCCAGCACATGTTCACCGACCCGGCGCCGATCGCGGGCGTGCCGATGCCGATCGCCGGTGTGGTGATGCGGAGCCTGGCTCGCGAGCTGGACTCCCGGTACCGGGAAGCGGAGTCGTTGGCGGCGGATCTGGCGTCCGCGGCGACGGCGGTTTACGGGCCCGGGTGGCTGGAGCGGTCCGGGGTGCCGGTGCTGCACCTGACGCCGAGGGTGATCGCGGGGCTCAACTCCCCGACGGGCCCGACCCCGCAGGCCGCGGCCCTCGGCGCGGCGGCCGGCGGTGCCGGCTTGGCGGGTGGCCCCGGCGCGCCTGGTTCCGCGGGCGGCGGCCCGGCGGCACCCGATCCCGCCCGGACCCGTCCCGTGCAGCGGCCCGGCGGGCCCAACCCCACCTTGGCCGCGCCGTACGACCACCTCGACCCGAACCCGACCGGCGGCTCGACCGGCCCGTCGCCCGAAAGCTCGTCCGCCGCCATCGTCTGGCTTCGGGTCGGCGCCGCCGTCGCCGCTCTCGTGCTGGTCGTCCTCGCGCTGCTCAACCCCGAACGGCTGCCGCATTCGGCGTCGCCGAGCCTGAACCTCGGGGGGACCGCCGTGTCGGCTCCGGTCGAGGTGGACCTCAGCAAGCCGCTCATCTTCAGCGGGCCCGGGAACCCGGGGCCGGTCGCGGTCGAGCTGTCGGCGGCCGGGATTCCGCTCGGTTCGGCCGAAACCGCCGCGAAGGCCGAGGGCAACGGCTTCACCGCGGAGCTCACCCTGCCCGGGATCGCGCGGTGGATCGTCGGCGGCGCGGTCACGGCGACCGTCCGGACCGGGCCGATCACCCAGACCTTCACGCTCCTCACCAGCCAGCACCCGCTGGCCAGCGCGATGGGCGCGGGCAGCCTCATCCTGGCGCTGTTCGCGCTGGCCTACCTCGAATCCGGGCTGCGCACGATCCGCAACGGCCACCGCTGGCGCGGCGCGCCGGTCGGCGGCCCGGTGCTGGGCATCCTGTTCGGCGCCGCGGTGTGGCTCTGCGTTTCGGTGCTGCGCCTGCACGAGCCGTCGCCGGGGTTCGGCGCCGGGTGCGCGGTGGCGGGGGCGCTCGCGGCCGGGCTGGTCGTCGCCGCGGCGCGGCGCCGGGCGTCCACAGTGGTCAGTCGACCATCCGGACGGTGA
- a CDS encoding AAA family ATPase yields MSEPSVIELGPRDMLVVAGLPGAGKTTMLRHAATGLPVLDSDQVRERLGAAVPSVPYRCYRPVVHAWHRARIVGRALGATGPIVVHEPSTRASTRALLALVGAVSGRPVRLLFLDVPAEQALEGQRRRGRVVRPRSFARHVRRVGKWREDLLAERVPAGWSSVQVIDRSRAGRTRLVAKLLVELGS; encoded by the coding sequence ATGAGCGAGCCCTCTGTCATCGAACTCGGGCCACGCGACATGCTGGTCGTGGCGGGTCTCCCGGGCGCGGGCAAGACGACGATGCTCCGCCACGCGGCGACGGGCCTGCCGGTGCTGGACTCCGACCAGGTCCGCGAGCGCCTCGGGGCGGCGGTCCCGTCGGTGCCGTACCGCTGCTACCGGCCGGTGGTGCACGCGTGGCACCGCGCGCGGATCGTCGGCCGCGCGCTCGGGGCGACGGGCCCGATCGTGGTCCACGAGCCTTCGACGCGGGCGTCGACTCGTGCGCTGCTGGCGTTGGTCGGCGCGGTGAGCGGGCGGCCGGTGCGGTTGCTGTTCCTCGACGTGCCGGCGGAGCAGGCTCTGGAGGGTCAGCGGCGGCGGGGCCGGGTGGTGCGGCCGCGGTCGTTCGCGCGGCACGTGCGGCGGGTGGGGAAGTGGCGCGAGGACCTGCTCGCCGAGCGGGTTCCGGCGGGGTGGAGCAGCGTGCAGGTGATCGACCGGTCCCGCGCGGGACGCACCCGGCTGGTGGCGAAGCTTCTGGTGGAACTGGGTTCTTGA
- a CDS encoding chitinase: protein MRRSRLSATLAAFVLALSGLVTGQAEAANLLTNPGFEVGSLSGWSCANATAVSTPVHGGGYALAGTPVGADYAQCAQTVSVQPNTTYTVSAWVRGNPVYLGITGGASTWSGNSGAYNQLQLTFTTGNQTSAQLYLHGWYGAGTYYADDVVLDGPGGNTPGTPGAPGTPATGGITNNSIALGWAAAAGTVTGYRVYEGSTVVATTTGTSATIGGLKACETHSYAVAAYNSAGESPKSATNSATTTGCVDTGLPKHALVGYLHASFANGSGYVRMADVPAAWDIIDLAFGEPTSVTSGDIRFTRCPVAECPNVESDADFTAAIKAKQAQGKKVVISIGGQNGQVQLTTTAARDKFVSSVSAIIDKYGLNGLDVDFEGHSLSLNAGDTDFRNPTTPVIVNLISALKSLKAKYGSGFVLTMAPETFFVQVGYQFYGGSGAGDARTGAYLPVIHALRDSLTVLHVQDYNSGPVMGLDNQYHNMGGAEFHIAMTDMLKAGFSVANTGQFFPGLRPDQIAIGLPAAVSAGNGYTSPADVQTAVNCLVKGSGCGSYTLRGGTSPSLRGLMTWSINWDKYYNWEFQNSHEPFLNSLP, encoded by the coding sequence ATGAGGCGTTCCAGACTGTCCGCAACCCTCGCCGCCTTCGTGCTCGCGCTCTCCGGTCTCGTGACCGGGCAAGCCGAAGCCGCCAACCTCCTCACGAACCCCGGTTTCGAAGTCGGCTCGCTCTCCGGCTGGTCCTGTGCCAACGCCACCGCCGTCAGCACCCCCGTGCACGGCGGTGGGTACGCCCTCGCCGGCACGCCCGTCGGTGCCGACTACGCCCAGTGCGCGCAAACCGTGTCCGTTCAGCCGAACACCACCTACACCGTTTCCGCCTGGGTGCGCGGGAATCCCGTCTACCTCGGCATCACCGGCGGTGCCTCCACCTGGTCCGGCAACTCGGGCGCCTACAACCAGCTGCAACTCACCTTCACCACCGGCAACCAGACCTCCGCCCAGCTCTACCTCCACGGCTGGTACGGCGCCGGCACCTACTACGCCGACGACGTCGTCCTCGACGGGCCCGGTGGGAACACGCCCGGCACCCCCGGTGCGCCCGGGACCCCGGCCACCGGCGGCATCACGAACAACTCCATCGCCCTCGGCTGGGCCGCTGCCGCCGGCACCGTCACCGGGTACCGCGTCTACGAAGGCAGCACCGTCGTCGCCACCACGACCGGGACCAGCGCCACCATCGGCGGTCTGAAGGCCTGCGAAACCCACAGCTACGCCGTTGCCGCGTACAACTCCGCCGGGGAGTCGCCGAAATCCGCGACGAACAGTGCCACCACCACCGGCTGCGTCGACACCGGCCTGCCCAAGCACGCGCTCGTCGGCTACCTGCACGCCAGCTTCGCGAACGGCTCCGGCTACGTCCGGATGGCCGACGTGCCCGCCGCCTGGGACATCATCGACCTCGCCTTCGGGGAACCGACCTCGGTCACCTCGGGCGACATCCGCTTCACCCGGTGCCCCGTCGCCGAATGCCCGAACGTCGAGAGCGACGCCGACTTCACCGCCGCCATCAAGGCGAAGCAGGCGCAGGGCAAGAAGGTCGTCATCTCCATCGGCGGGCAGAACGGCCAGGTCCAGCTGACCACGACCGCCGCGCGGGACAAGTTCGTCAGCTCCGTCTCGGCGATCATCGACAAGTACGGGCTCAACGGCCTCGACGTCGACTTCGAGGGCCACTCGCTCTCGCTCAACGCCGGGGACACCGACTTCCGCAACCCGACCACGCCGGTGATCGTCAACCTGATCTCCGCGCTGAAGTCGCTCAAGGCCAAGTACGGCTCGGGGTTCGTCCTCACGATGGCACCGGAGACGTTCTTCGTGCAGGTCGGCTACCAGTTCTACGGCGGCTCGGGTGCCGGTGACGCGCGGACCGGCGCGTACCTGCCGGTCATCCACGCGCTGCGGGACTCGCTCACCGTGCTGCACGTCCAGGACTACAACTCCGGCCCGGTCATGGGCCTGGACAACCAGTACCACAACATGGGCGGCGCCGAGTTCCACATCGCGATGACCGACATGCTCAAGGCCGGCTTCAGCGTCGCGAACACCGGGCAGTTCTTCCCCGGGCTGCGGCCGGACCAGATCGCGATCGGCCTGCCCGCCGCGGTCAGCGCGGGCAACGGCTACACCTCGCCCGCGGACGTCCAGACGGCGGTCAACTGCCTGGTCAAGGGCAGCGGCTGCGGCTCGTACACCTTGCGCGGCGGCACCTCGCCCAGTCTCCGCGGGCTGATGACCTGGTCGATCAACTGGGACAAGTACTACAACTGGGAGTTCCAGAACAGCCACGAGCCGTTCCTGAACTCGCTGCCCTGA
- a CDS encoding IclR family transcriptional regulator, translated as MVKRDSVLTRVVRIFETFEPDAPALRVTDIARRTGLHVATASRLIEELVGHGWLRRDTDRRVRVGVRLWELASRASPTLGLREAALPFMEDLHAVVGHHTQLAVLEDREVLFVERLSAPGAVVNVTRVAGRLPLHASSSGLVLLAHAPADLQEQVLAGPLGAFRRTTLTEPARLRRFLADVRRDGYAFCAGFIDEETTGIAVPLRGRGGDVVAALSVIVPNDDSARMQIPALRAAARGISRTLSH; from the coding sequence GTGGTGAAACGCGACTCCGTGCTGACGCGCGTCGTCCGGATCTTCGAGACCTTCGAACCGGACGCGCCCGCGCTGCGCGTCACCGACATCGCGCGGCGGACCGGGCTGCACGTCGCGACGGCGTCGCGGCTGATCGAGGAGCTGGTCGGGCACGGCTGGCTGCGGCGCGACACCGATCGGAGGGTCCGGGTGGGCGTCCGCTTGTGGGAACTGGCTTCGCGCGCCTCACCGACGCTGGGGCTGCGGGAGGCGGCGCTGCCCTTCATGGAAGACCTGCACGCCGTCGTAGGGCACCACACGCAGCTCGCCGTGCTCGAGGACCGCGAGGTGCTGTTCGTCGAACGCCTTTCCGCGCCCGGGGCCGTCGTCAACGTGACGCGGGTGGCCGGGCGGCTGCCGCTGCACGCGTCGTCGTCCGGGCTCGTGCTGCTCGCCCACGCGCCCGCCGACCTGCAGGAACAGGTGCTGGCCGGCCCGCTCGGCGCGTTCCGCCGGACGACGCTGACCGAGCCGGCGCGGCTGCGGCGCTTCCTCGCCGACGTCCGGCGGGACGGCTACGCGTTCTGTGCGGGCTTCATCGACGAGGAGACCACGGGGATCGCCGTCCCGCTGCGGGGACGCGGCGGTGACGTCGTCGCGGCGCTGTCGGTGATCGTGCCCAACGACGACTCCGCGCGGATGCAGATCCCGGCGCTGCGCGCGGCGGCCCGCGGAATCTCTCGGACACTCTCTCACTGA
- a CDS encoding 4-hydroxybenzoate 3-monooxygenase, with protein sequence MRTQVAIVGAGPAGLLLSHLLGLEGIDSVLLERQTPGYVQARIRAGMLEAGTVGLLRETGLGGRLDVEGMEHRGIHLQWPGERHHLDFVDLVGRSVTIYGQTEITKDLMAAREKAGRPAYYSASDVTLHDVTGKPHVTFVDDGGRARRVDADVVVGCDGFHGPSRAAIPDAAIWERAYPFAWLGVLADVAPSADELIYAWHPDGFAMHSMRSPRVSRFYLQVAPDEDIAAWSDERIWDALAQRLGHPGWALETGPITEKSVLPMRSFVATPMRHGNLYLAGDAAHIVPPTGAKGLNLAVADVALLAKALTASLKDGTDELVDAYSDTALRRVWRSTHFSWWMTSMLHRHGDDFDAQLQLAQLRRTVTSAAAATELADNYSGLPL encoded by the coding sequence GTGCGCACCCAGGTCGCCATCGTCGGCGCCGGCCCGGCCGGGCTGCTGCTGTCCCACCTGCTCGGTCTCGAAGGCATCGACTCGGTGCTGCTCGAACGGCAGACCCCCGGCTACGTCCAGGCGCGCATCCGCGCCGGCATGCTCGAGGCGGGCACGGTCGGGCTCCTGCGCGAAACCGGGCTCGGCGGCCGGCTCGACGTCGAGGGCATGGAGCACCGGGGCATCCACCTGCAGTGGCCCGGCGAGCGGCACCACCTGGACTTCGTCGACCTCGTCGGCCGGTCGGTGACGATCTACGGGCAGACCGAGATCACCAAGGACCTGATGGCGGCACGGGAAAAGGCCGGCCGCCCGGCGTACTACTCGGCGTCCGACGTCACCCTCCACGACGTCACCGGGAAGCCGCACGTGACCTTCGTGGACGACGGCGGGCGGGCGCGGCGGGTCGACGCGGACGTCGTCGTCGGCTGCGACGGCTTCCACGGGCCGAGCCGCGCGGCCATCCCGGACGCCGCGATCTGGGAGCGCGCGTACCCGTTCGCGTGGCTCGGCGTGCTGGCCGACGTCGCGCCGTCGGCCGACGAGCTGATCTACGCCTGGCACCCGGACGGCTTCGCGATGCACAGCATGCGCTCGCCGCGCGTGAGCCGGTTCTACCTGCAGGTGGCGCCGGACGAAGACATCGCCGCGTGGAGCGACGAGCGGATCTGGGACGCGCTCGCCCAGCGGCTGGGCCACCCCGGCTGGGCGCTGGAAACCGGGCCGATCACCGAGAAGAGCGTGCTGCCGATGCGCAGTTTCGTCGCGACGCCGATGCGGCACGGGAACCTCTACCTCGCCGGGGACGCCGCGCACATCGTGCCGCCGACCGGGGCGAAGGGGCTGAACCTGGCCGTCGCCGACGTCGCCCTGCTGGCGAAGGCGCTCACCGCGTCCCTCAAGGACGGCACGGACGAGCTCGTCGACGCGTACTCGGACACGGCGCTGCGGCGGGTCTGGCGCAGCACGCACTTCTCCTGGTGGATGACGTCGATGCTGCACCGCCACGGCGACGACTTCGACGCCCAGCTCCAGCTGGCCCAGCTCCGCCGCACGGTGACGTCGGCGGCCGCGGCGACCGAGCTCGCGGACAACTATTCCGGGTTGCCGCTGTAA
- a CDS encoding DHA2 family efflux MFS transporter permease subunit: MRVETPPTPAVPETGTAKRRWVLAITSIASMMVVFDALVVATALTAIKAGTGASVAELEWTVNAYGLSFAVLLMTAAAAGDRWGRRRVFTAGVSVFALASLVCALAPDAGTLIAGRVLQGAGAAFVVPLALALLGAAFPPELRPKALGVFASVSGAAVPLGPLLGGAVVAGISWPWIFWINVPVGAVLVVLALTRVEESHGPDRALDVPGLLLAGAGSFGVVWGLAQVGTAGWTGVAAPLAAGLIALGAFVAWQRRAAHPMLPPRLFRSRRFSAGNAVIFFHWASALGATFFMAQFLQEGLGYGPLAAGAGLAPWGLTTVVVPQLAGRLVGRFGERPFIVAGLGLHGLAMLWIAAVAGPSTTYWVLAAPLVLSGTGIAMCLPAVQSAVLTSAGPRFLGKASGAFSAMRQLGGAFGVAVLVAGFSLAGGYEAFTGGFTAAVVLSAALAAAGALAGCFVPRLEPKEC; encoded by the coding sequence GTGCGCGTCGAAACCCCGCCCACACCGGCGGTACCGGAAACAGGAACGGCGAAGCGAAGGTGGGTCCTGGCGATCACCTCGATCGCCTCGATGATGGTCGTGTTCGACGCGCTGGTCGTGGCGACCGCCTTGACCGCGATCAAGGCCGGCACCGGCGCGTCGGTCGCCGAGCTCGAATGGACGGTCAACGCCTACGGCCTGAGCTTCGCCGTCCTGCTCATGACGGCCGCGGCCGCCGGGGACCGCTGGGGGCGGCGGCGGGTGTTCACGGCCGGGGTGAGCGTGTTCGCGCTGGCCTCGCTGGTCTGCGCCCTCGCGCCGGACGCCGGCACGCTGATCGCCGGGCGGGTGCTGCAGGGCGCGGGCGCCGCGTTCGTCGTGCCGCTCGCGCTGGCGCTGCTGGGCGCGGCCTTCCCGCCGGAGCTGCGGCCGAAGGCGCTCGGCGTCTTCGCGAGCGTGAGCGGGGCGGCGGTCCCGCTCGGGCCGCTGCTGGGTGGCGCCGTCGTGGCGGGCATCTCCTGGCCGTGGATCTTCTGGATCAACGTCCCCGTCGGCGCGGTCCTGGTCGTCCTCGCCCTGACCCGGGTCGAGGAGAGCCACGGGCCCGATCGCGCCCTCGACGTGCCGGGGCTGCTGCTGGCCGGCGCCGGGTCGTTCGGGGTGGTGTGGGGGCTGGCGCAGGTCGGCACCGCGGGCTGGACCGGCGTCGCGGCACCGCTCGCGGCCGGGCTGATCGCGCTCGGCGCGTTCGTCGCCTGGCAGCGGCGGGCGGCGCACCCGATGCTCCCGCCGCGGCTGTTCCGCTCGCGCCGGTTCTCGGCGGGCAACGCGGTGATCTTCTTCCACTGGGCCTCGGCGCTGGGCGCGACCTTCTTCATGGCCCAGTTCCTGCAGGAGGGGCTCGGGTACGGGCCGCTGGCCGCCGGGGCCGGGCTGGCGCCGTGGGGGCTGACCACCGTGGTCGTCCCGCAGCTGGCCGGGCGGCTGGTCGGCCGGTTCGGCGAGCGGCCGTTCATCGTCGCGGGGCTGGGGCTGCACGGCCTGGCCATGCTCTGGATCGCCGCGGTCGCCGGGCCGTCGACGACGTACTGGGTGCTCGCCGCGCCGCTGGTGCTGTCGGGCACGGGCATCGCGATGTGCCTGCCCGCCGTGCAGAGCGCGGTGCTGACCTCGGCCGGGCCGCGGTTCCTCGGCAAGGCGTCCGGCGCGTTCAGCGCGATGCGGCAGCTCGGCGGCGCCTTCGGCGTGGCCGTCCTGGTCGCCGGGTTCTCGCTGGCCGGCGGCTACGAGGCGTTCACCGGGGGGTTCACGGCCGCCGTCGTGCTCAGCGCCGCCCTCGCCGCCGCCGGTGCGCTGGCCGGCTGTTTCGTCCCCCGCCTCGAACCGAAGGAGTGCTGA